One segment of Pseudodesulfovibrio sp. 5S69 DNA contains the following:
- a CDS encoding DUF1566 domain-containing protein: protein MTDDTQAPRFTVRGDIVEDCLTGLSWPRLAQPFETGLSWPEAFQAIEAMNREKRFGFADWRLPNRRELYSLVDHGGREPALPPGHPFEHVWAGKCWTSTTSARDHAYAWWVQFSGGRMFFGRKVDDAVVWPVRGESEVLWATGQTGCFGADGGPEDCAGSGQDGALRRGRPWPEPRFRENGGEVEDRMTGLIWRRETDLAGGMVDREAAGRAVEALATESGLAWRLPAIMELESLTDCSRADPALPEGHPFTAVREAYWSATDSGYDPTWSFCYYLHKGAVGVGFKARAEFHVWAVRSD from the coding sequence ATGACCGACGATACGCAGGCGCCCCGATTCACGGTCAGGGGGGATATCGTCGAGGACTGCCTGACCGGGTTGTCCTGGCCCCGGCTGGCCCAGCCATTCGAGACCGGGCTGTCCTGGCCCGAAGCGTTCCAGGCCATCGAGGCCATGAACCGCGAAAAGCGTTTCGGCTTCGCGGATTGGCGGCTGCCCAACCGGCGCGAGCTCTATTCCCTGGTCGACCACGGCGGGCGCGAACCGGCCCTGCCGCCCGGTCATCCCTTCGAGCACGTCTGGGCGGGCAAGTGCTGGACCTCGACCACCTCGGCCCGGGACCATGCCTACGCCTGGTGGGTGCAGTTCAGCGGCGGGCGCATGTTCTTCGGGCGCAAGGTGGACGACGCGGTGGTCTGGCCCGTGCGCGGTGAATCCGAGGTCTTGTGGGCCACCGGTCAGACCGGCTGTTTCGGCGCGGACGGCGGCCCCGAGGACTGTGCCGGGAGCGGCCAGGACGGGGCGCTGCGCAGGGGCCGCCCATGGCCCGAGCCGAGGTTTCGGGAAAACGGCGGCGAGGTCGAGGATCGCATGACCGGCCTGATCTGGCGCAGGGAGACAGACCTGGCCGGGGGCATGGTCGACCGGGAGGCGGCGGGCCGGGCCGTGGAGGCGCTGGCCACCGAGTCCGGGCTCGCCTGGCGGCTGCCCGCCATCATGGAACTGGAATCCCTGACCGACTGCTCGCGGGCCGACCCGGCCCTGCCCGAAGGGCATCCCTTCACGGCCGTGCGAGAGGCTTACTGGTCGGCCACGGACAGCGGCTACGATCCCACGTGGTCGTTCTGCTACTATCTGCACAAGGGCGCGGTCGGCGTCGGCTTCAAGGCGCGCGCCGAATTCCACGTCTGGGCAGTGCGTTCGGACTGA
- a CDS encoding dihydrolipoyl dehydrogenase family protein, with translation MTRQAYDVIVIGSGPAGGIVARRLGEAGLDVAVVEKDGWGGVCPLRGCEPKKTLADMSHEILRVRDTAAHGVAGNVRVDWASLMRFKHSVIDPISGRVFDSFHGRGITTIQGEARFTGPDTVEVEELGPLTARHIVVASGAVPRKLGIPGESLLLSSDRFLDLENLPESMLFIGGGFISFEFACIAAAAGARATILHRSHRVLKGFDESLGRKLVQAMRDQGVAVHTDHPVKAVEPFEDGVRVIVSGPDDVEMEFVAAAAVSGTGRVPDLDGLDLGKAGVESGERGIKVDEYMRSVSNPVVFGAGDCVEPGHPLTPVAALQADTVVRNILDEGSARSDLSGTAGAVFTHPTLACAGLLEEQASEQGYDFKVFEGDAAKWSEHHRLGMAHAGYRVLVERGTGRILGAHYLGAHAEEVVNIFGMAIRHSLTREDLLAQPWAYPSFGYTVRYMLG, from the coding sequence GTGACCCGACAGGCATATGACGTGATCGTGATAGGTTCCGGCCCTGCGGGCGGCATTGTCGCCCGCAGGCTCGGCGAGGCCGGGCTGGACGTGGCCGTGGTGGAGAAGGACGGCTGGGGCGGGGTGTGCCCGCTGCGCGGGTGCGAGCCCAAGAAGACCCTGGCCGACATGAGTCACGAGATCCTGCGGGTACGCGACACGGCCGCCCACGGCGTGGCCGGGAACGTGCGTGTGGACTGGGCTTCGCTTATGCGCTTCAAGCATTCGGTCATCGACCCCATCTCGGGCCGGGTCTTCGACTCCTTCCACGGCCGGGGCATCACCACCATCCAGGGCGAGGCCCGGTTCACCGGCCCGGATACGGTGGAGGTGGAGGAGCTCGGGCCCCTCACGGCCCGGCACATCGTCGTGGCCTCCGGGGCCGTGCCGCGCAAGCTCGGCATCCCCGGCGAAAGCCTTCTGCTGAGCAGCGACCGCTTCCTCGACCTGGAAAATCTGCCCGAGTCCATGCTTTTCATCGGCGGCGGGTTCATCTCTTTCGAGTTCGCCTGCATCGCGGCCGCGGCCGGGGCCAGGGCGACCATCCTGCACCGTAGTCACCGCGTGCTCAAGGGGTTCGACGAGAGCCTCGGCCGCAAGCTGGTCCAGGCCATGCGGGACCAGGGCGTGGCCGTGCATACCGACCACCCGGTCAAGGCGGTGGAGCCGTTCGAGGACGGCGTGCGCGTCATCGTGTCAGGACCGGACGATGTGGAGATGGAGTTCGTGGCCGCCGCCGCGGTGAGCGGCACGGGCCGCGTGCCCGACCTGGACGGCCTGGACCTGGGCAAGGCGGGCGTGGAAAGCGGCGAGCGCGGCATCAAGGTGGACGAGTACATGCGCAGCGTGTCCAATCCCGTGGTCTTCGGCGCGGGCGACTGCGTGGAGCCGGGCCATCCCCTGACGCCGGTGGCCGCCCTGCAGGCCGACACCGTGGTCCGCAACATTCTCGACGAGGGTTCGGCCCGGTCCGACCTCTCGGGCACGGCGGGCGCGGTCTTCACCCACCCGACACTGGCCTGCGCCGGACTCCTGGAAGAGCAGGCCAGCGAGCAGGGATACGATTTCAAGGTTTTTGAAGGCGACGCGGCCAAGTGGTCCGAGCACCACCGGCTCGGCATGGCCCACGCGGGCTACCGGGTTCTGGTGGAGCGGGGCACGGGCCGCATTCTCGGGGCGCACTACCTGGGCGCGCACGCCGAGGAGGTCGTCAATATCTTCGGCATGGCCATCCGCCATTCACTGACCCGCGAGGATCTCCTGGCCCAGCCGTGGGCCTATCCGTCCTTCGGGTATACCGTGAGGTACATGCTGGGATGA
- a CDS encoding SET domain-containing protein → MIHPNTRVLSGDPAIGVGVFATAPIPRGTIVVVRDRFDVTMSREAFFALPEPQRAAMETYMYHDKCGNLVLSWDHARYMNHNCHPTTMMTDYGLEIAVRDIAAGEELTTEYGLLNIQEPYAICCGCVDCREHLRLDDIDVYGHDWDERVQESLRRVPSVGQPLLPLLPGEARVRLEDFLAGRAGYSSVRNLKWLAEPVCG, encoded by the coding sequence ATGATCCATCCCAACACCAGGGTCCTGTCCGGGGACCCGGCCATCGGCGTCGGCGTGTTCGCCACCGCCCCCATCCCCAGAGGGACCATCGTGGTGGTCCGGGACCGGTTCGACGTGACCATGAGCCGCGAGGCCTTCTTCGCCCTGCCCGAACCCCAGCGCGCGGCCATGGAGACCTACATGTACCATGACAAATGCGGCAACCTGGTCCTGAGCTGGGACCATGCCCGGTACATGAATCACAACTGCCACCCGACCACCATGATGACCGATTACGGACTCGAAATCGCGGTGCGCGACATCGCGGCCGGTGAGGAACTGACCACCGAGTACGGGCTGCTCAACATCCAGGAGCCCTACGCCATCTGCTGCGGCTGCGTGGACTGCCGCGAGCACCTGCGGCTGGACGACATCGACGTCTACGGCCACGATTGGGATGAGCGCGTCCAGGAGAGTCTCAGGCGCGTCCCGTCGGTCGGCCAGCCCCTGCTGCCCCTGCTCCCGGGGGAGGCGCGCGTCCGGCTGGAGGATTTCCTGGCGGGCAGGGCGGGCTATTCGTCGGTGCGCAACCTCAAGTGGCTGGCCGAGCCGGTCTGCGGATAG
- a CDS encoding GNAT family N-acetyltransferase: MSLACETPAVSFPSSSVRPATLDDLPLFEACERTGFSENRRASKASLRHSLTSPSQLALVIEGRPRRRKPVPAGCAVVFQYKRSLRVYSLAILKEYRMLGLGEALVRHIVEFAASHGYERVTLEADMNNPKLVNWYRKFGFEPVRSLPDYYGPAEPAVRMVLSPASRDGSPESVVIVVDEPGRVRDCCPGVQFCSATDYLADTNYAGSNRFHVLNLCTSYKTHSMGYYVSLLATARNHRVTPSVMTVKDVTTPLVAQSLLDEIKDALHPRSMPGKGALLELTIILGRTPDPCRAELARKLFSLFAIPFFTITMERQEDGWKFRKVKLLHLRQVARQWPELLRTALEAFCLKKRYNRPRLKSYQYDLAILADAAEPTPPSSPMALEKFRKAAEKVGFFVEFITKADHRRICEFDALFIRETTAMDNHTYAMSRHAYTEGLVVVDDPWSIMLCSNKVYLQERLAHAGVNQPRGWHLTRKECTPKFLSTLPLPLVLKLPESSFSLGVFRVSSVEELGDKLVDMFKHTDLVIAQEFLVSAFDWRVGLLDNEPLFACKYYMANNHWQIYNWQESEDQDGDGFSGRSETMSVDRVPPHILKAAIQASSLIGNGFYGVDLKDMGGKAYVIEVNDNPNVDAGIEDLVLGDELYERIMRSIYNRIEAERHQVRYIY; encoded by the coding sequence ATGAGCCTTGCGTGCGAGACGCCAGCCGTCTCCTTTCCTTCCTCTTCCGTCCGCCCGGCGACCCTGGACGACCTGCCCCTGTTCGAGGCCTGCGAACGGACCGGATTCAGCGAGAACCGGCGCGCCTCCAAAGCCAGCCTGCGCCACAGCCTCACCAGCCCGTCCCAACTGGCACTGGTCATCGAGGGCAGGCCCAGGCGCCGGAAACCGGTTCCGGCCGGGTGCGCCGTGGTCTTCCAGTACAAGCGGTCCCTGCGGGTCTATTCCCTGGCCATCCTCAAGGAATACCGCATGCTCGGCCTGGGCGAGGCCCTGGTCCGGCATATCGTGGAGTTTGCCGCCAGCCACGGGTACGAGCGCGTCACCCTCGAAGCGGACATGAACAATCCCAAGCTGGTCAACTGGTACCGCAAGTTCGGCTTCGAGCCGGTGCGTTCCCTGCCGGACTACTACGGCCCGGCCGAGCCCGCCGTGCGCATGGTCCTGTCGCCCGCGAGCCGCGACGGGTCGCCCGAGAGCGTGGTCATCGTGGTGGACGAGCCGGGCCGGGTCAGGGACTGCTGCCCCGGCGTCCAGTTCTGCTCGGCCACGGACTACCTGGCGGACACCAACTACGCCGGGTCCAACCGGTTCCACGTCCTGAACCTGTGCACCTCCTACAAGACGCATTCCATGGGCTACTACGTCTCCCTGCTGGCCACGGCCCGGAACCACCGCGTGACCCCGTCGGTCATGACCGTGAAGGACGTGACCACGCCGCTGGTGGCCCAGAGCCTGCTCGACGAGATCAAGGACGCCCTCCACCCTCGGTCGATGCCGGGCAAGGGCGCGCTCCTGGAGCTGACCATTATCCTCGGGCGCACCCCGGACCCGTGCCGGGCGGAACTGGCCCGCAAGCTTTTTTCCCTGTTCGCCATTCCGTTCTTCACCATCACCATGGAACGCCAGGAGGACGGCTGGAAGTTCCGCAAGGTCAAGCTCCTGCACCTTCGGCAGGTGGCCAGGCAGTGGCCCGAACTGCTGCGCACCGCCCTGGAGGCCTTCTGCCTGAAGAAGCGCTACAACCGGCCCAGGCTCAAAAGCTACCAGTACGACCTGGCCATCCTGGCCGACGCGGCCGAACCCACGCCGCCGTCCAGCCCCATGGCCCTGGAGAAATTTCGCAAGGCCGCGGAAAAGGTGGGCTTCTTCGTGGAGTTCATCACCAAGGCGGACCACCGGCGCATCTGTGAGTTCGACGCCCTGTTCATCCGCGAGACCACGGCCATGGACAACCACACCTACGCCATGTCCCGGCACGCCTACACCGAAGGACTGGTGGTCGTGGACGACCCGTGGTCCATCATGTTGTGCTCCAACAAGGTCTATCTCCAGGAGCGGCTGGCCCACGCCGGTGTCAACCAGCCGCGCGGCTGGCACCTGACGCGCAAGGAGTGCACGCCCAAGTTCCTGAGCACCCTGCCCCTGCCCCTGGTCCTGAAGCTGCCCGAGAGCTCCTTTTCCCTGGGCGTGTTCCGGGTCTCCTCGGTGGAGGAGTTGGGCGACAAGCTGGTCGACATGTTCAAGCATACGGACCTGGTCATCGCCCAGGAGTTTCTGGTCTCGGCCTTCGACTGGCGGGTGGGGCTTCTCGACAACGAGCCGCTCTTCGCCTGCAAGTACTACATGGCCAATAACCACTGGCAGATCTACAACTGGCAGGAGAGCGAGGACCAGGACGGCGACGGCTTCAGCGGCCGGTCCGAGACCATGTCCGTGGACAGGGTCCCGCCCCACATCCTCAAGGCGGCCATCCAGGCCTCGTCCCTCATCGGCAACGGCTTCTACGGGGTGGACCTCAAGGACATGGGCGGCAAGGCCTACGTCATCGAGGTCAACGACAACCCCAACGTGGACGCGGGCATCGAGGACCTGGTCCTGGGGGACGAACTCTACGAGCGCATCATGCGTTCCATCTACAACCGCATCGAGGCCGAGCGGCACCAGGTGCGCTACATCTATTAG
- a CDS encoding energy-coupling factor ABC transporter ATP-binding protein: MLAELRGVTFAYPGGVEALCDVSLSIGAGERIALVGHNGSGKSTLARHLNGLLRPSSGEVLLDGQPTAGLPVAALAGKAALLFQNPDDQICKGRVADEVAFGPRNLGFSPEHTATLAADALALFGLDGREAANPYDLGLSERKRLALASVVAMDTPLLVLDEPTAGLDSFETGLLASALDRLGERGRAVVLISHDMDFVAENCDRAVCLESGRLRFDGPVAELFTRGELLESCGLLPCQVARLCARFAVRPARFTPGAFLAALRAGGAASGAE; encoded by the coding sequence ATGTTGGCGGAACTGCGCGGCGTGACCTTCGCCTATCCCGGCGGCGTGGAGGCCCTGTGCGACGTGTCCCTGTCCATCGGGGCCGGGGAGCGCATCGCCCTGGTGGGCCACAACGGCTCGGGCAAGTCCACCCTGGCCCGGCACCTGAACGGCCTGCTCCGGCCGTCATCGGGCGAGGTGCTGCTCGACGGGCAGCCCACGGCGGGCCTGCCGGTGGCCGCGCTGGCAGGCAAGGCGGCTTTGCTTTTCCAGAATCCTGACGATCAGATCTGCAAGGGGCGGGTGGCCGACGAGGTCGCCTTCGGCCCGCGCAACCTCGGTTTTTCGCCCGAGCACACCGCCACGCTCGCGGCCGATGCCCTGGCCCTGTTCGGCCTGGACGGGCGGGAGGCGGCCAACCCCTACGACCTGGGACTGTCCGAGCGCAAACGGCTGGCGCTGGCCTCGGTGGTGGCCATGGACACGCCCCTGCTGGTCCTGGACGAGCCCACGGCTGGGCTGGACTCCTTCGAGACCGGGCTGCTGGCCTCGGCCCTGGACCGGCTCGGCGAGCGGGGCAGGGCGGTGGTGCTCATCAGCCACGACATGGACTTCGTGGCCGAGAACTGCGACCGCGCGGTCTGCCTGGAGTCCGGGCGGCTGCGCTTCGACGGCCCCGTGGCCGAGCTGTTCACCCGCGGAGAGCTGCTTGAATCCTGCGGCCTGCTGCCGTGCCAGGTGGCCCGGCTCTGCGCCCGTTTCGCGGTCCGTCCGGCGCGGTTCACGCCCGGAGCGTTTCTGGCCGCCCTGCGTGCCGGGGGAGCGGCGTCCGGCGCGGAATAA
- a CDS encoding energy-coupling factor ABC transporter ATP-binding protein, producing the protein MVPDISLDNLAYTYPAADSPALDGITLDIEEGSFTAIVGRNNAGKTSLCYALAGVIPHLYGGDMAGRVLVGGLDTRESDVADLALRVGLVMQNPASQFSGARFTVFEEVAFGLENRGVARDLMAEHVERALRLAGIEDLAQRSPARLSGGQQQKVALASVLVGDPEVLVLDEPTTFLDPCGTAGIFETLDGLCREGRTVVLAEHRLEWIARFADRVLVLEGGRVVLDGPPAEVLVSAALARTGLSGNRYTEVARLARELDMWDADRPPAVTLEHTVAGLEAGRKGTR; encoded by the coding sequence ATGGTCCCGGACATCTCCCTCGACAATCTCGCCTACACCTACCCGGCGGCGGACAGCCCCGCCCTGGACGGCATCACCCTCGACATCGAGGAAGGCTCGTTCACGGCGATTGTGGGCCGCAACAACGCGGGCAAGACCTCCCTGTGCTACGCCCTGGCCGGGGTCATCCCGCACCTCTACGGCGGGGACATGGCCGGGCGGGTCCTGGTGGGCGGCCTGGACACGCGGGAGTCCGACGTGGCCGATCTGGCCCTGCGCGTGGGGCTGGTCATGCAGAACCCGGCCAGCCAGTTCTCGGGCGCGCGCTTCACCGTGTTCGAGGAGGTCGCCTTCGGCCTGGAGAACCGGGGCGTGGCGCGCGACCTCATGGCCGAACACGTGGAGCGGGCCCTGCGGCTGGCCGGGATAGAGGACCTGGCCCAGCGTTCGCCCGCGCGGCTATCGGGCGGCCAGCAGCAGAAGGTCGCCCTGGCCTCGGTCCTGGTCGGCGACCCCGAGGTCCTGGTCCTGGACGAGCCGACCACTTTTCTCGATCCGTGCGGCACGGCCGGGATCTTCGAGACCCTGGACGGCCTGTGCCGCGAGGGGCGCACCGTGGTCCTGGCCGAGCACCGGCTGGAGTGGATCGCCCGGTTCGCGGACCGGGTCCTGGTCCTGGAGGGCGGACGCGTCGTCCTGGACGGCCCGCCCGCCGAGGTCCTGGTCTCGGCCGCACTGGCCCGCACCGGGTTGTCCGGCAACCGCTACACCGAGGTGGCCAGGCTGGCTCGTGAACTCGACATGTGGGACGCGGACCGCCCCCCGGCGGTCACCCTGGAACACACCGTGGCCGGACTTGAGGCCGGGCGGAAGGGCACGCGCTGA
- a CDS encoding alpha/beta fold hydrolase, whose amino-acid sequence MSDTDWNLRQTFTFQGREVACDVLGQGEPLVLVHGTPWSSFNLRHLARGLADSFRVHLFDLLGYGQSDKSDNDVSLGVQNRLLAALIRFWGLERPVIVGHDFGGTTVLRTHLLDKVDFRKIALIDPVAVSPWGSPFFRHVREHEAAFAGLPGYIHEAVVRAYVGSAAVSPLSEETLAGIVAPWTGAEGQAAFYRQMAQADSRYTDEVQDLYPSIERPVLILWGRQDAWIPAEKGRLLNRMIPGSTLVELPGTGHLVIEERPDALVREIKTFFLS is encoded by the coding sequence ATGTCCGACACCGATTGGAACCTGCGACAGACCTTCACCTTCCAGGGACGGGAGGTGGCCTGCGACGTCCTGGGGCAGGGAGAGCCCCTGGTCCTGGTCCACGGCACGCCCTGGTCCTCGTTCAACCTGCGCCATCTGGCCCGAGGCCTGGCCGACTCCTTCCGGGTCCACCTGTTCGACCTGCTCGGCTACGGGCAGTCGGACAAGTCGGACAACGACGTCTCCCTCGGGGTGCAGAATCGGCTCCTGGCCGCCCTGATCCGGTTCTGGGGGCTGGAGCGCCCGGTCATCGTCGGGCACGATTTCGGGGGCACGACCGTTCTGCGCACCCATCTGCTGGACAAGGTCGACTTCCGGAAAATCGCGCTCATCGACCCGGTGGCCGTCTCGCCGTGGGGGTCGCCGTTCTTCCGTCATGTCCGGGAGCATGAGGCGGCCTTTGCCGGGCTGCCCGGCTACATCCATGAGGCGGTGGTCAGGGCCTATGTGGGATCCGCCGCGGTTTCGCCCCTCTCCGAAGAGACCCTGGCCGGAATCGTGGCCCCCTGGACGGGCGCGGAGGGCCAGGCCGCCTTCTACCGGCAGATGGCCCAGGCCGACAGCCGGTACACCGACGAGGTCCAGGACCTGTACCCGTCCATCGAACGGCCGGTGCTCATCCTGTGGGGCAGGCAGGACGCCTGGATCCCGGCGGAAAAGGGCCGTCTGCTCAACCGGATGATTCCCGGCTCGACCCTGGTGGAGCTGCCCGGGACCGGGCACCTGGTCATCGAGGAGCGGCCGGACGCCCTGGTGCGCGAGATCAAGACCTTTTTCCTGAGCTGA
- a CDS encoding energy-coupling factor transporter transmembrane component T family protein: protein MKRSPSGTTLFVEGRSFVHALNPLTKLAWVLLAGALAYGVPSPTFAGEWLVCAALLALNGCLLFTAGAGTRAWRVFWRIMLPLMLFMLPIHGLLYPGNRTAIAAWHGIALYREGLVFAGTVLLQVAVVLSASLLFVLCTHPADMVTAVTQAGWSPKLAFLVGSPLLLLPAMRARAATVQAAQRARGLDSEGRIFRRAKGLVPLVKPFLLGAIMDIEQRAVALEVRGFNSRSPRTAWREVPDSTAQRWARRVMLAACLGVAVYWIVVKTGLGA from the coding sequence ATGAAGAGATCCCCGTCCGGCACGACCCTCTTCGTCGAGGGCCGCTCCTTCGTCCACGCGCTCAACCCGCTGACCAAGCTGGCCTGGGTCCTGCTCGCCGGGGCCCTGGCCTACGGCGTGCCGTCGCCCACCTTCGCCGGTGAGTGGCTCGTCTGCGCCGCGCTCCTGGCCCTGAATGGCTGCCTGCTGTTCACGGCCGGGGCCGGGACCAGGGCGTGGAGGGTGTTCTGGCGGATCATGCTCCCGCTCATGCTCTTCATGCTTCCCATCCACGGGCTGCTCTACCCCGGCAACCGCACCGCGATCGCCGCCTGGCACGGGATCGCCCTGTACCGCGAGGGGCTCGTCTTCGCCGGAACCGTGCTGCTCCAGGTGGCCGTGGTCCTGTCCGCCTCCCTGCTCTTCGTTCTGTGCACCCACCCGGCGGACATGGTCACGGCCGTGACTCAGGCCGGGTGGTCGCCCAAGCTGGCCTTCCTGGTGGGCAGCCCGCTGCTCCTGCTCCCGGCCATGCGGGCCCGCGCGGCCACGGTCCAGGCGGCCCAGCGGGCGCGCGGCCTGGACTCCGAGGGCAGGATATTCAGGCGCGCGAAGGGGTTGGTCCCCCTGGTCAAGCCGTTCCTGCTCGGCGCGATCATGGACATCGAGCAGCGCGCCGTGGCCCTTGAGGTACGCGGCTTCAACTCGCGCTCCCCCCGCACCGCCTGGCGGGAGGTGCCCGATTCCACGGCCCAGCGATGGGCCCGCCGGGTCATGCTGGCCGCCTGCCTGGGTGTGGCCGTGTACTGGATTGTTGTAAAAACGGGCCTCGGCGCATAG
- a CDS encoding ECF transporter S component produces the protein MSISEQLKKEFSTFTFVLIAVSIVLNIVVGQLVSLLKLPVFLDSIGTVLVGVLAGPWAGGLTGLLTNLIWGVITSPVAAAFAPVAMVIGIVAGLCARWGLFRTWGLVIVSGVIITVFNAIVAVPIKLYMFGGISGSGADFFTAYMLALGNDLFGSVVVTIFTSNLLDKVVTALIVWGVIKSMPARTMARFPGVEAVS, from the coding sequence ATGAGTATTTCCGAGCAACTGAAGAAGGAATTCAGCACGTTCACCTTCGTCCTGATCGCCGTGTCCATCGTCCTGAATATCGTGGTGGGGCAACTCGTCTCCCTGCTCAAGCTGCCGGTCTTTCTCGATTCCATCGGCACGGTCCTGGTCGGCGTGCTGGCCGGGCCCTGGGCGGGCGGCCTGACCGGGCTTTTGACCAACCTGATCTGGGGCGTGATCACCTCGCCCGTGGCCGCCGCGTTCGCGCCCGTGGCCATGGTCATCGGCATCGTGGCCGGTCTGTGCGCCCGCTGGGGGCTGTTCCGCACTTGGGGGCTGGTCATTGTCAGCGGCGTGATCATCACCGTGTTCAACGCCATCGTGGCCGTGCCCATCAAGCTGTACATGTTCGGCGGCATCTCCGGCTCGGGCGCGGACTTCTTCACCGCCTACATGCTCGCCCTGGGCAACGACCTGTTCGGCTCGGTGGTGGTCACGATCTTTACCTCGAATCTGCTGGACAAGGTGGTCACGGCCCTGATCGTCTGGGGCGTGATCAAGAGCATGCCCGCACGGACCATGGCCCGGTTCCCCGGCGTGGAGGCGGTCTCCTAG
- a CDS encoding PPC domain-containing DNA-binding protein, whose protein sequence is MGFATTMATVAARLTPGQDLLAELERLFAESGAAAGCVLACVGSLTTAVIRFADRPESATLTGHFEIVSLTGVLSPDGAHCHIAVSDGTGRTTGGHLMEGCRAYTTAELVVGLLPGVRFSRPFDPQTGYPELAVETMKPEEE, encoded by the coding sequence ATGGGGTTTGCGACGACGATGGCCACGGTAGCGGCGCGGCTTACACCGGGGCAGGACCTGCTCGCGGAGCTGGAGCGGCTGTTCGCGGAGAGCGGAGCCGCGGCGGGCTGCGTCCTGGCCTGCGTGGGCAGCCTGACCACGGCGGTCATCCGTTTCGCCGATCGGCCGGAGTCGGCCACCCTCACGGGGCATTTCGAGATCGTATCGCTGACCGGCGTGCTGTCGCCGGATGGGGCGCACTGCCACATCGCCGTCTCGGACGGCACGGGCAGGACCACCGGGGGGCACCTGATGGAGGGCTGCCGGGCCTACACCACGGCGGAGCTCGTGGTCGGCCTGCTACCGGGCGTGCGCTTCTCGCGGCCGTTCGACCCGCAGACCGGGTACCCGGAGCTGGCCGTGGAAACCATGAAACCGGAAGAGGAGTAG